A region of Spiribacter roseus DNA encodes the following proteins:
- a CDS encoding tartrate dehydrogenase, whose amino-acid sequence MTHRIALIPGDGIGAEVMPSALRCLEALSRRPGLNFEFTDFPYSCEYYARHGVMMPADGIEQLRPHDAILLGAVGYPGVPDHISLWGLLLPIRREFGQYVNLRPVRLLRGLTSALRDRGPEDINYLVVRENNEGEYSDIGGRMYDGLPEAMAIQANVITRKGSERILNYAFRLAESRARQTLAYATKSNGIKHSMPFWDEQVAAMAPRYPAVNVEQYHVDILAANLVTHPDWFDVIVGTNLFGDILSDLGPATAGGIGVAPSANINPDPSVPSMFEPVHGSAPDIAGQDIANPIAMIWTIVMMLEHLNENDAATDLMSALEAVTGEGKVMTRDLGGTAGTVEFTDRVLAELG is encoded by the coding sequence ATGACCCACCGCATCGCACTGATTCCTGGCGACGGGATTGGCGCCGAGGTAATGCCAAGCGCGCTACGCTGTCTCGAGGCGCTCTCCCGCCGTCCCGGGCTGAACTTCGAATTCACCGACTTCCCCTACTCCTGCGAGTACTACGCGCGGCATGGGGTGATGATGCCCGCGGATGGGATCGAGCAGCTTCGGCCTCACGACGCGATCCTGCTGGGCGCGGTGGGCTATCCGGGTGTACCCGATCATATCTCGCTCTGGGGGCTTCTCCTGCCCATCCGGCGCGAGTTCGGGCAGTACGTCAACCTGCGTCCCGTGCGACTGCTCCGAGGTCTCACCTCAGCGCTGCGCGATCGCGGCCCCGAGGACATCAACTACCTTGTGGTCCGCGAGAATAACGAGGGTGAGTACTCGGACATCGGCGGGCGCATGTATGACGGGCTTCCTGAGGCCATGGCCATCCAGGCCAATGTCATCACCCGCAAGGGTAGCGAGCGGATCCTCAATTATGCCTTCCGGCTTGCCGAGTCGCGGGCACGCCAGACGCTTGCCTACGCCACCAAATCCAATGGCATCAAGCACAGCATGCCCTTCTGGGATGAGCAGGTCGCAGCGATGGCGCCACGCTACCCGGCGGTCAATGTCGAGCAGTATCACGTCGACATCCTGGCCGCCAATCTGGTCACGCATCCGGACTGGTTCGATGTCATCGTTGGCACCAACCTGTTCGGGGATATCCTCTCGGACCTGGGCCCGGCCACGGCCGGTGGGATCGGTGTCGCCCCCTCCGCGAACATCAACCCGGATCCCAGCGTGCCATCGATGTTCGAGCCCGTGCACGGTTCAGCGCCGGACATCGCCGGTCAGGACATCGCAAACCCGATCGCCATGATCTGGACCATTGTCATGATGCTCGAGCATCTCAACGAAAACGACGCCGCGACCGACCTGATGAGCGCCCTGGAAGCTGTCACCGGCGAAGGCAAAGTCATGACCCGCGATCTTGGAGGCACCGCTGGCACCGTCGAGTTTACGGATCGCGTGCTGGCCGAGCTTGGGTAA
- the cydC gene encoding thiol reductant ABC exporter subunit CydC, with translation MDELKPYLRMLKHYRGRLILGAVLMFVTSASGIGLLALSGWFITATAITGALIAAGVAATLEIYIPGGGIRTFAVSRTVARYFERIFNHDTVLQLLRDLRGRVFTQLSRLNPAEMARLRSGELLNRLTTDIDRLDGLYLRGLSPPVVALLAILLVGALLAIGAPWLGGLVIVVLTTMAGGALWMAWHTGQQLTRDLAASSAALRASAMDHVTGLSELTAFGSLEHHRQAVMQADDQARRRDERIAKRMAYGESILNSGIHLTAVLVLLIALHLFQTGQTSGPVAVMMPLAVLALLEPLGVLPAAGLQLARARASAQRLSHGVSNGTGTKQTSGAGSETTVQPAGAHPRTEGLSHAPPVSINAVSLVRGAGARVLDNLNLDVSPAETIGIIGVSGCGKSSIAAMIAGQINIDSGTVEVDGTSIETFDLDALYPDIAYLTQQTDLFSGSFAGNLRIANQHADESMMWAALQSVQLDEFVASTDQGLHTWVGESGMELSAGQARRLALARLFMRNPQLVILDEPLTGLDEQTAEAVSARLSDWLSARSAIVLGHGPESLPRVDRRLLLRAGALSEEN, from the coding sequence ATGGATGAGCTAAAGCCTTATCTGCGGATGCTGAAACACTACAGGGGCCGGCTGATCCTTGGCGCGGTCCTGATGTTCGTGACGAGTGCGTCAGGGATTGGGCTGCTGGCCCTGTCCGGCTGGTTCATCACGGCGACCGCCATTACCGGGGCACTGATTGCGGCCGGTGTCGCGGCCACGCTCGAAATCTATATCCCCGGAGGCGGCATCCGGACTTTCGCGGTTTCCAGAACCGTCGCACGCTATTTTGAGCGAATCTTCAACCACGACACGGTACTCCAGCTTTTGCGTGACCTGCGTGGGCGTGTTTTCACCCAGCTGAGTCGTCTCAATCCGGCGGAAATGGCGCGCCTGCGAAGCGGCGAACTGCTCAACCGCCTGACCACGGATATTGATCGCCTCGACGGACTGTACCTGCGCGGCCTTTCACCGCCGGTTGTGGCGCTGCTTGCGATTCTGCTCGTCGGTGCTCTGCTTGCAATCGGCGCGCCCTGGCTCGGCGGGCTCGTAATTGTGGTTCTCACGACGATGGCCGGCGGGGCCCTCTGGATGGCCTGGCACACCGGCCAGCAGCTCACCCGGGATCTGGCGGCATCATCCGCCGCGCTTCGTGCAAGTGCCATGGATCACGTCACGGGACTCTCGGAGCTGACCGCCTTCGGCAGCCTGGAGCATCACCGGCAGGCCGTAATGCAAGCCGACGACCAGGCCCGCCGGCGCGATGAACGGATTGCCAAACGCATGGCCTACGGCGAATCGATCCTCAACAGCGGCATCCATCTAACCGCCGTGCTGGTGCTACTCATCGCCCTGCATCTTTTCCAGACCGGTCAGACCAGCGGACCCGTTGCCGTCATGATGCCCCTCGCCGTACTGGCGCTGCTCGAACCGCTCGGCGTCCTCCCCGCCGCCGGCCTCCAGCTCGCCCGCGCCCGCGCCTCCGCGCAACGGCTGAGTCACGGGGTGAGTAATGGGACAGGCACAAAACAGACGTCAGGCGCCGGCTCCGAAACCACGGTTCAACCGGCTGGAGCACACCCGCGCACCGAGGGCCTCAGCCACGCGCCGCCTGTGAGCATCAACGCCGTGTCGCTCGTGCGCGGGGCGGGTGCCCGCGTCCTCGATAATCTCAACCTGGATGTATCGCCCGCGGAGACCATCGGGATTATTGGCGTATCCGGCTGTGGCAAATCCAGCATCGCCGCCATGATTGCCGGTCAGATTAACATAGATAGCGGCACGGTCGAGGTTGATGGAACCTCGATCGAAACATTTGATCTTGACGCCCTGTATCCGGATATCGCCTACCTCACCCAGCAGACCGACCTTTTCAGTGGCTCATTCGCCGGCAACCTCCGCATCGCCAACCAGCATGCCGACGAGTCGATGATGTGGGCAGCCTTGCAAAGTGTTCAGCTGGATGAATTCGTGGCATCAACGGATCAGGGCTTACACACCTGGGTGGGCGAGTCCGGCATGGAGCTATCAGCGGGACAGGCACGACGTCTTGCACTGGCTCGCCTTTTCATGCGCAATCCTCAACTCGTCATCCTTGATGAGCCGTTGACCGGCCTGGACGAGCAGACGGCGGAGGCTGTCTCAGCGAGACTCTCCGACTGGCTGTCAGCGCGGTCCGCCATCGTCCTCGGACACGGTCCGGAATCTCTGCCCCGTGTCGATCGACGGCTATTGCTGCGCGCGGGCGCGCTATCTGAAGAAAACTAG
- the cydD gene encoding thiol reductant ABC exporter subunit CydD: protein MTPREWLARQRREVSGPLRLAAVYGIAEGGLIIAQAGLIAWLVQQVVIHERPLGDFLPAGLILIGVVGLRPLFASLRAGAGISAAARVRAVVRRRLIHHVESLGPAGLADISSGELSSQLTDQVDALEGYFARYVPQMTIAVIVPAAIVAAAYTQDWIAASFLLLSAPLIPLFMALVGMGAERLNRDQFLALGRLSGQFLDRVRGLTTLRLFGRTEDAAAGIVSGSDEYRQRSMRVLRVAFLSSAVLEFFASVAIAVVAIYIGFGLLGYIEYGPSTQLTLFSGLFILLLAPEFFQPLRTLAQHYHDRATALGAAELLNELEARPVGAEKFGTEKFGTGTLREGTKFGEEKFGTGTLQMTDLRLDRVGRGTILRVDSFRADAGARVLIEGPSGTGKTSLLLAIAGLLPVAEGTVERRFSDSRIGWLGSPPFLANTSIRANIRFGDPAADDSAILDAAYQAGVMEFTDRLDQGLDTIVGERGLSLSGGQAQRVALARALVSPAPMILLDEPTNALDATTESYVLKAINTLAAEGRVVVISSHDAALRGVADQRYRINDQQLEMIGNG, encoded by the coding sequence ATGACACCCAGGGAATGGCTGGCCCGGCAGCGCCGCGAGGTGTCCGGGCCACTCCGGTTGGCCGCGGTATACGGGATCGCCGAGGGCGGACTGATCATCGCGCAGGCCGGGCTGATCGCCTGGCTGGTCCAACAGGTGGTCATTCACGAGCGCCCCCTCGGCGATTTCCTGCCTGCCGGCCTGATCCTGATTGGCGTTGTCGGTCTGCGACCGTTGTTTGCCTCACTCCGGGCCGGGGCCGGTATCTCGGCGGCCGCCCGGGTGCGGGCAGTGGTCCGTCGCCGCCTCATCCACCATGTGGAATCCCTGGGTCCCGCCGGGCTGGCGGACATCAGCAGCGGAGAGCTCAGCAGCCAGCTGACTGATCAGGTGGACGCCCTGGAGGGCTACTTCGCCCGCTATGTTCCGCAGATGACCATTGCGGTGATCGTTCCCGCGGCCATTGTGGCGGCGGCGTACACCCAGGACTGGATCGCCGCCAGTTTTCTGCTGCTGTCGGCGCCGCTGATCCCGCTTTTCATGGCACTGGTCGGCATGGGCGCCGAGCGTCTCAACCGTGACCAGTTCCTGGCGCTCGGCCGTCTATCCGGTCAGTTTCTCGACCGGGTGCGGGGACTGACGACGCTGCGGTTGTTCGGCCGCACCGAGGACGCCGCCGCCGGCATTGTCTCGGGATCGGATGAGTACCGGCAGCGGAGCATGCGCGTGCTGCGCGTCGCCTTCCTCTCCTCGGCGGTGCTCGAGTTCTTCGCCTCGGTGGCCATCGCCGTCGTCGCGATCTACATCGGCTTTGGACTGCTCGGCTACATCGAATACGGCCCGTCCACGCAGCTCACGCTTTTCAGTGGCCTGTTCATCCTCTTGCTCGCCCCGGAATTCTTCCAGCCCCTGCGAACGCTCGCGCAGCACTACCACGACCGCGCCACCGCCCTCGGCGCCGCCGAGCTCCTCAACGAGCTCGAAGCCCGGCCGGTGGGCGCGGAAAAGTTTGGGACGGAAAAGTTTGGGACAGGCACGTTGCGGGAGGGCACAAAGTTCGGGGAGGAAAAGTTTGGGACAGGCACGTTGCAGATGACCGATCTGCGCCTGGATCGGGTGGGGCGTGGGACCATTCTGCGGGTCGATTCCTTTCGCGCGGACGCCGGCGCGCGGGTCCTGATCGAAGGCCCCTCCGGTACGGGCAAGACCTCGCTGCTGCTCGCCATCGCCGGCCTCCTGCCGGTGGCTGAGGGTACAGTCGAGCGGCGGTTTTCGGACTCGCGGATCGGCTGGCTGGGTTCGCCGCCCTTCCTGGCCAACACGAGTATCCGCGCCAATATCCGTTTTGGTGACCCCGCCGCCGATGACTCAGCCATCCTCGATGCCGCCTATCAGGCCGGAGTCATGGAATTCACCGACCGCCTCGACCAGGGGTTGGATACGATTGTTGGCGAACGAGGCCTCTCGCTATCAGGGGGACAGGCACAACGTGTTGCGCTAGCCCGCGCCCTGGTCTCACCGGCACCGATGATACTGCTCGACGAACCGACCAACGCGCTGGACGCGACAACGGAAAGCTACGTGCTGAAGGCAATCAACACGCTCGCGGCCGAGGGCCGTGTGGTCGTGATCAGCAGTCATGACGCAGCGCTGCGGGGAGTCGCTGACCAGCGCTACCGCATCAACGATCAGCAGCTCGAGATGATTGGCAATGGATGA
- the cydB gene encoding cytochrome d ubiquinol oxidase subunit II encodes MIDFTMIWAAIIAFGVIMYVLMDGFDLGVGILYPLAPDEESRDIMMNTVAPFWDGNETWLVLGGAGLLGAFPLVYSVLLPALYLGVFLLLAGLIFRGVAFEFRFKASRERKHFWSVAFAGGSAVAALAQGIVVGSYIQGYQTENMVYTGGAFDWLTPFTLLTGVGLLIGYALLGSTWIIMKTEGPVQEWAYRIAPKLLAGVLGIFLIISFWTPLVDEFVRQRWMDTLSLIWLLPAGALGCAYLVMRAIRRRDEGIPFVATMGLFVFTYLGLLASKWPYVVPPDYTLYDAASAPESQAFLLVGVLFVIPVVLAYTAWTYWVFRGKVRAGEGYH; translated from the coding sequence TTGGCGTGATTATGTATGTGCTCATGGACGGTTTCGACCTGGGCGTGGGGATCCTCTACCCCCTCGCCCCGGACGAGGAATCCCGCGACATTATGATGAACACCGTTGCACCATTCTGGGACGGCAACGAGACCTGGCTGGTGCTGGGTGGCGCCGGTCTGCTGGGTGCCTTCCCGCTGGTCTACTCGGTGCTGCTCCCGGCCCTGTACTTGGGGGTGTTCCTGCTGCTTGCCGGTTTGATTTTCCGCGGGGTGGCGTTCGAATTCCGGTTCAAGGCCAGTCGTGAGCGCAAGCACTTCTGGAGTGTCGCCTTTGCGGGTGGGTCGGCCGTCGCCGCACTGGCGCAGGGCATCGTCGTCGGGTCCTACATCCAAGGTTACCAGACCGAGAACATGGTCTACACCGGCGGGGCCTTCGACTGGCTGACGCCGTTCACGCTGCTGACCGGCGTCGGACTGCTGATCGGTTATGCGCTGCTCGGCAGCACATGGATCATCATGAAAACCGAAGGCCCGGTTCAGGAGTGGGCGTATCGCATCGCCCCCAAGCTGCTTGCCGGCGTGCTGGGCATCTTCCTGATCATCAGCTTCTGGACGCCACTGGTCGACGAATTCGTCCGCCAGCGCTGGATGGACACGCTGTCGCTCATCTGGCTGCTACCCGCGGGTGCGCTGGGCTGTGCCTATCTGGTGATGCGGGCGATCCGGCGACGCGACGAGGGCATCCCGTTCGTCGCCACCATGGGGCTGTTCGTATTCACCTATCTGGGTCTGCTCGCGAGTAAGTGGCCCTATGTGGTGCCGCCGGACTACACCCTCTATGACGCGGCCTCGGCACCCGAGTCGCAGGCGTTCCTGCTGGTGGGCGTGCTGTTTGTCATTCCGGTCGTGCTCGCCTACACCGCCTGGACCTACTGGGTGTTCCGCGGCAAGGTGCGTGCCGGTGAGGGCTACCACTAG